In Acaryochloris sp. CCMEE 5410, the following proteins share a genomic window:
- a CDS encoding class I SAM-dependent methyltransferase, with translation MTYSPHHQQKISEQDNIAKTYQRLAKSYDFLGERLLGLILSPFGYFNYRKQAISSMQLQPGDTVIDLCCGTGLNFPLLEKAIGSEGKIIGVDLTAEMLAQAHQRVEENHWNNVELVQANAAEYSFPKGVDGILSTWAITLVPEFDHVIQNGCQALSPGKRWCILDFKKPKNWLSLSAPLLSYPFLRPFGANLKVTDRHPWEPIQQYLPKSIFTELLMGFAYIAVGEKSQKGENYE, from the coding sequence ATGACTTATTCCCCACACCATCAACAGAAAATATCAGAGCAGGACAATATTGCCAAGACCTATCAAAGATTAGCTAAAAGTTATGACTTTCTTGGGGAAAGACTTCTGGGCCTGATTTTAAGCCCCTTCGGCTACTTTAACTATCGAAAGCAAGCGATCTCGTCCATGCAGCTTCAACCTGGTGATACTGTGATCGATCTATGCTGTGGCACAGGTCTAAACTTCCCTCTGTTGGAAAAAGCGATTGGCTCTGAAGGCAAAATTATTGGTGTTGATCTAACAGCCGAAATGCTGGCCCAAGCTCACCAACGAGTAGAAGAAAATCACTGGAACAATGTAGAGCTTGTTCAAGCTAATGCAGCAGAGTATTCATTCCCTAAAGGAGTTGATGGGATTCTCTCGACATGGGCAATCACCCTCGTTCCTGAATTTGATCATGTGATTCAAAATGGTTGTCAAGCACTCTCTCCCGGAAAAAGGTGGTGCATTTTAGATTTCAAAAAGCCAAAAAATTGGTTGTCATTGTCGGCTCCATTGTTGTCTTACCCCTTTCTTCGACCCTTTGGTGCAAATTTGAAGGTGACAGATCGCCACCCCTGGGAACCGATCCAACAATATCTGCCAAAGTCTATCTTCACTGAGCTATTGATGGGCTTTGCATATATAGCTGTGGGCGAGAAAAGCCAAAAGGGAGAAAATTATGAATAG
- a CDS encoding FAD-dependent oxidoreductase, translated as MRIAVIGGGAAGMATAYLLDKLDHHITVFERQPILGGHIRTLNKNVKPSQFECNEILCNEILESGPLEFPDAFHNFVALMQELEVELVPVNVGSELFLKDSSNFLSDVAIEKNFKGIQRLIEYLRFNSLHVRSAGLWLKTRFTDMDDFYDQSLSRYLKDDSTSNLWLKLLTMYSYSIPFKLINDFPAELAIPMLRDYLAVNWLRVEGGVYTYIEKILKRFKGEVLLDVQIANISRNPDIISIEQSQGEIQEFDKVVFATPPDQVMSLLSDPTDAELRRFSAWQANFVTTTVHTDTSMYDKYGIRQPSEFDFFQTDTRWGYNGCLNQLCGLPASAEHYFLSFQLEEIIAKDKIVHIQKHHTPLYTTESFRYRDEIAATNGENSTYYVGAYLGDGLHEGAITSAMKVADMIG; from the coding sequence ATGAGAATTGCAGTTATTGGCGGCGGCGCTGCTGGAATGGCCACAGCTTATCTACTCGATAAACTAGATCATCACATTACCGTATTTGAGCGGCAGCCCATACTAGGGGGACATATTCGGACTCTAAACAAAAACGTGAAACCCAGCCAATTTGAGTGCAATGAAATTTTGTGCAATGAAATTTTGGAAAGTGGACCTCTCGAATTTCCCGACGCATTTCATAACTTCGTCGCTCTCATGCAAGAACTAGAAGTGGAATTGGTACCTGTAAATGTTGGTTCAGAGTTGTTTCTCAAAGATAGCAGTAACTTTTTGTCAGATGTTGCGATTGAGAAAAACTTCAAAGGCATCCAACGTCTAATTGAATATCTTCGATTTAATAGTCTCCATGTTCGTTCAGCTGGATTATGGTTGAAAACTCGATTTACTGACATGGATGATTTCTACGATCAGTCACTATCTCGCTACCTGAAAGACGATAGTACCAGCAACCTCTGGCTCAAGTTGTTGACGATGTATAGCTACTCGATTCCCTTTAAACTCATCAATGACTTCCCTGCAGAATTAGCAATTCCTATGTTACGCGATTACCTCGCAGTCAACTGGCTGAGGGTTGAAGGAGGCGTATATACCTACATTGAAAAGATTCTAAAACGGTTTAAAGGCGAGGTTTTGCTCGATGTTCAAATTGCTAATATTTCCAGAAATCCAGATATTATCAGTATTGAGCAATCCCAGGGTGAAATTCAGGAATTTGATAAAGTTGTATTTGCCACACCACCTGACCAAGTAATGTCGCTGCTCTCAGATCCAACTGATGCTGAGCTTAGACGATTTTCAGCTTGGCAAGCCAATTTTGTAACCACTACAGTTCATACAGATACTTCAATGTATGACAAGTACGGCATCCGTCAACCTTCAGAATTTGATTTCTTTCAGACAGATACCCGATGGGGATATAACGGCTGCCTGAATCAACTTTGTGGTCTCCCTGCATCAGCAGAGCATTATTTCTTATCATTTCAGTTAGAAGAAATTATTGCCAAAGATAAGATTGTTCATATCCAGAAACATCACACCCCATTGTATACAACAGAGTCATTCCGATATCGAGATGAAATCGCTGCCACTAATGGGGAAAATAGTACCTACTATGTAGGAGCTTATCTTGGGGATGGTTTACATGAAGGTGCCATAACTTCTGCAATGAAAGTTGCCGATATGATTGGATAA
- a CDS encoding NAD(P)/FAD-dependent oxidoreductase, translating into MQTDYLIVGSGLSALVFGSLIAKSGKTVRMLEAHEHPGGFGHTFTMAKKYRFNAQLHYVWDCGEGQTVNRVLKKLGLAQEVTFERYDPDGFDHMRMPGYALDIPSDSDKLIQRLSKLFPAHSDCIRQFINEVEKAGAGLKKLAPPVKPIELLKHIEEVSCAVQYLNSTLQDVFDRFKLPQAAQTLLALQWPDFLLPPNQLSFYAWVALFRGYQAGAFYPTQHFEYVITSLVKVLESHGGQLLLNHEVTNFRVVDRTVTGVEVMDLTTHQTHEFTGNNVICNIDPQQAAKMIGESQFAPSIRRKLRYDYSASNYMAYCVIKDLDLRDYGFGKWNFSHTGHVDLNEAFAQMYEYSDYSNPSFAITTPTLLTEENHDCPEDCQIVEFLTVANYNYFKQLRENDHKAYNRKKQEIFDSILNVVEEHYVPNFRKHMVFHITGSPTTNERFCWSPAGNSYGSSLTPQNMGLGRLNHKTSLNHFYFCNASSGYPGFAPTFWTGALLYQRLSGDVFLGNG; encoded by the coding sequence ATGCAAACAGATTACCTAATCGTAGGCAGTGGCTTGTCAGCATTGGTTTTTGGTTCTCTAATAGCAAAAAGTGGCAAAACTGTTCGAATGTTAGAGGCCCATGAGCATCCAGGAGGTTTTGGGCATACATTTACAATGGCTAAAAAATATAGATTTAATGCCCAACTCCATTATGTATGGGACTGTGGTGAAGGGCAAACGGTGAATCGAGTACTCAAAAAATTAGGGTTGGCTCAGGAAGTAACCTTTGAGCGTTATGACCCAGATGGCTTTGACCATATGCGAATGCCGGGATATGCATTGGACATTCCCTCGGACTCAGACAAATTGATCCAGCGATTATCTAAGTTGTTTCCTGCCCATAGTGATTGTATTCGCCAATTCATCAACGAAGTTGAAAAAGCTGGTGCAGGCTTAAAAAAACTTGCGCCTCCTGTTAAGCCAATTGAACTGTTAAAGCATATAGAAGAGGTATCTTGTGCCGTCCAATACCTCAACAGCACACTTCAGGATGTATTTGATAGGTTCAAGCTGCCTCAAGCTGCTCAAACTCTATTAGCACTGCAATGGCCAGATTTTTTGCTACCTCCAAATCAACTGTCATTCTACGCCTGGGTTGCGTTATTCAGAGGTTACCAAGCAGGTGCATTTTACCCAACCCAGCATTTTGAGTATGTCATCACTTCGTTAGTCAAAGTACTTGAATCACACGGAGGACAGTTACTACTCAATCATGAAGTTACAAATTTCAGGGTCGTAGACCGAACAGTCACTGGCGTTGAGGTAATGGATCTAACTACCCATCAAACCCATGAATTCACGGGCAATAATGTGATTTGTAATATTGATCCCCAACAAGCCGCCAAGATGATTGGAGAATCACAATTTGCCCCATCTATTCGCCGAAAGCTGAGGTATGACTATTCAGCATCGAATTACATGGCATATTGTGTCATCAAAGATCTTGACCTGAGAGACTACGGATTTGGAAAATGGAATTTCTCTCATACGGGGCATGTAGATCTCAATGAAGCCTTTGCTCAAATGTATGAGTATAGCGACTATTCCAATCCCAGCTTCGCTATTACCACACCCACTTTGTTAACAGAAGAGAATCATGATTGCCCAGAGGACTGCCAGATTGTTGAATTTCTCACCGTTGCTAATTACAACTACTTCAAGCAATTACGAGAAAACGATCACAAAGCCTACAACCGCAAAAAGCAAGAAATTTTTGATTCCATCCTGAATGTTGTGGAAGAACACTATGTCCCAAATTTTAGGAAGCATATGGTTTTTCACATCACAGGCAGTCCTACAACCAATGAACGCTTTTGTTGGAGTCCTGCAGGTAATTCCTATGGCTCAAGCTTGACACCACAAAATATGGGGCTGGGGCGGCTGAACCATAAAACGTCCCTGAATCACTTTTACTTCTGCAATGCCTCGTCTGGATATCCAGGTTTTGCTCCTACCTTTTGGACGGGAGCATTACTGTATCAGCGCTTATCTGGTGACGTGTTTCTCGGCAACGGTTAA
- a CDS encoding class I fructose-bisphosphate aldolase — protein MTVYAQELKAIAQSMVTRGKGLLAIDESNGTCNNRFEKLGIPTTEENRRAYRELLLTTPNLANYISGLILFDETIRQTTKEGKPFAQVIANLGMIPGIKVDTGAKDLAGHQGEKVTEGLDNLRDRIAEYYKMGARFAKWRAVITIGNKIPSDACMLANAHALARYAVLCQEGGLVPIVEPEVLIDGEHTLEQSFEVTDQTLHSVFNQLHTQGIEYDQMVLKPSMVIAGQESSHQSSIDAVAEATVKCLLKNVPATVTGIAFLSGGQSNEQASAHLNLMNERFYDQCPWPITFSYGRAIQQPALDYWQGDSNRVAEAQKRLLHRAKCNSLASLGKYNPDVERELGYG, from the coding sequence ATGACTGTCTATGCTCAAGAGCTAAAAGCCATAGCCCAATCCATGGTCACCCGAGGTAAAGGTCTGTTAGCAATTGATGAAAGTAATGGCACTTGTAATAATCGCTTTGAAAAACTGGGCATACCAACCACTGAGGAAAATCGCAGAGCCTATCGTGAGCTACTTCTGACCACTCCCAATCTTGCAAATTATATAAGTGGACTTATTCTCTTTGACGAGACGATTCGTCAAACGACTAAGGAGGGGAAGCCCTTTGCCCAAGTGATTGCTAATTTGGGTATGATCCCTGGCATAAAGGTTGATACAGGGGCAAAAGATTTGGCAGGCCATCAAGGCGAGAAGGTGACCGAAGGGTTAGATAATTTGCGAGATCGCATTGCTGAGTACTACAAGATGGGAGCCCGATTTGCTAAGTGGCGTGCTGTGATTACCATCGGGAATAAGATTCCAAGTGATGCTTGCATGTTAGCAAATGCTCATGCCCTAGCTCGGTATGCTGTTTTATGTCAGGAAGGTGGCCTAGTTCCAATCGTTGAGCCTGAGGTCCTTATTGATGGGGAACACACCCTAGAGCAGTCTTTTGAGGTTACTGATCAGACACTGCATTCAGTCTTTAATCAACTTCATACTCAAGGGATTGAGTATGATCAAATGGTGCTCAAACCTAGCATGGTCATTGCAGGCCAAGAAAGTAGTCATCAGTCAAGTATTGATGCAGTTGCAGAGGCAACCGTTAAATGTCTGTTAAAGAATGTGCCTGCAACCGTCACTGGCATAGCCTTCCTTTCAGGGGGTCAAAGCAATGAACAAGCTTCAGCTCATTTAAACCTTATGAATGAACGGTTTTACGATCAATGCCCTTGGCCAATAACCTTCTCCTACGGACGTGCCATTCAGCAACCCGCTCTCGACTATTGGCAGGGGGATAGCAATCGAGTTGCCGAAGCTCAAAAACGGCTGCTTC